Proteins encoded together in one Mastomys coucha isolate ucsf_1 unplaced genomic scaffold, UCSF_Mcou_1 pScaffold16, whole genome shotgun sequence window:
- the Vps72 gene encoding vacuolar protein sorting-associated protein 72 homolog, which yields MSLAGGRAPRKTAGNRLSGLLEAEEEDEFYQTTYGGFTEESGDDEYQGDQSDTEDEVDSDFDIDEGDEPSSDGEAEEPRRKRRVVTKAYKEPLKSLRPRKVSTPASSSQKAREEKALLPLELQDDGSDSRKSMRQSTAEHTRQTFLRVQERQGQSRRRKGPHCERPLTQEELLREAKITEELNLRSLETYERLEADKKKQVHKKRKCPGPIITYHSVTVPLVGEPGPKEENVDVEGLDPAPTAPALTPHAGTGAAAPPAHCSRTFITFSDDATFEEWFPQGRPPKVPVREVCPVTHRPALYRDPVTDIPYATARAFKIIREAYKKYITAHGLPPTASALGPGPPPPEPLPGSGPRALRQKIVIK from the exons ATGAGTTTGGCTGGGGGCCGGGCCCCACGGAAAACCGCTGGAAACCGGCTTTCTGGGCTactggaagcagaggaggaagatgagttCTACCAGACAACTTACGGGGGTTTCACCGAG GAGTCGGGAGATGATGAGTATCAAGGAGACCAGTCTGACACGGAGGATGAGGTAGACTCTGACTTTGACATTGATGAAGGAGATGAACCATCCAGTGATGGAGAAGCCGAAGAGCCAAGAAGGAAGCGCAGAGTGGTCACCAAAGCCTATAAG GAGCCTCTAAAGAGCTTGAGGCCTCGCAAGGTCAGCACCCCAGCAAGCAGCTCCCAGAAGGCCAGAGAGGAGAAGGCACTGTTGCCATTGGAGCTGCAGGACGATGGCTCTGACA GCCGCAAGTCCATGCGTCAGTCTACAGCAGAGCACACACGACAAACGTTCCTTCGGGTTCAAGAGAGGCAAGGACAGTCCCGAAGGCGGAAGGGTCCGCACTGTGAGCGACCACTAACCCAGGAAGAGCTGCTCAGGGAGGCCAAGATCACTGAAGAGCTCAATTTACGTTCTCTAG AGACCTATGAAAGGCTGGAGGCTGACAAAAAGAAGCAGGTTCATAAGAAGCGCAAGTGCCCTGGGCCAATAATCACCTACCACTCAGTGACGGTGCCCCTTGTTGGGGAGCCTGGTCCCAAGGAGGAGAATGTGGACGTGGAGGG CCTTGATCCTGCTCCTACAGCCCCTGCGCTGACGCCACATGCTGGGACTGGAGCCGCCGCCCCTCCTGCTCACTGCTCACGCACCTTCATCACGTTCAGTGATGATGCAACATTTGAAGAGTGGTTCCCCCAGGGTCGACCCCCAAAGGTCCCTGTTCGGGAGGTCTGCCCAGTGACCCACCGTCCAGCTTTGTACCGGGACCCTGTTACAGACATACCCTATGCCACTGCTAGAGCCTTCAAGATCATCCGTGAGGCATACAAGAAGTACATTACCGCCCACGGACTTCCACCCACTGCCTCAGCGCTGGGCCCCGGGCCCCCACCTCCCGAGCCACTCCCTGGCTCTGGGCCCCGAGCCTTGCGTCAGAAGATCGTCATCAAATAG
- the Tmod4 gene encoding tropomodulin-4, protein MSSYQKELEKYRDIDEDEILRTLSPEELEQLDCELQEMDPENMLLPAGLRQRDQTKKSPTGPLDRDALLQYLEQQALEVKERDDLVPYTGEKKGKPFIQPKREIPAQEQITLEPELEEALSHATDAEMCDIAAILGMYTLMSNKQYYDAICSGEICNTEGISSVVQPDKYKPVPDEPPNPTNIEEMLKRVRSNDKELEEVNLNNIQDIPIPVLSDLCEAMKTNTYVRSFSLVATKSGDPIANAVADMLRENRSLQSLNIESNFISSTGLMAVLKAVRENATLTELRVDNQRQWPGDAVEMEMATVLEQCPSIVRFGYHFTQQGPRARAAHAMTRNNELRRQQKKR, encoded by the exons ATGTCATCCTAtcagaaggaactggagaaatacagagacataGATGAAGATGAGATCCTAAGGACCTTGAGCCCTGAGGAGCTAGAACAGCTGGACTGTGAGCTACAAGAAATGGACCCTGAG AACATGCTCCTGCCAGCTGGCCTGAGACAACGTGACCAGACGAAGAAGAGTCCAACAGGGCCACTGGACAGAGATGCCCTACTGCAGTACCTGGAGCAACAGGCGCTAGAGGTCAAAGAGCGTGACGACTTGGTGCCCTACACTGGCGAGAAGAAGG GAAAACCCTTTATTCAGCCTAAACGAGAAATCCCAGCACAGGAACAGATTACGCTGGAGCCTGAGCTGGAGGAAGCACTGTCCCATGCTACGGATGCTGAAATGTGTGACATTGCAG CCATCCTGGGCATGTACACACTGATGAGCAACAAACAATACTATGATGCGATCTGCAGTGGAGAGATCTGCAACACCGAAGGCATTAGCA GTGTAGTACAGCCTGACAAGTATAAACCAGTACCAGATGAACCCCCAAATCCCACAAACATTGAGGAAATGCTAAAGAGGGTACGAAGTAATGACAAAGAATTAGAGGAGGTGAACCTCAATAATATCCAG GACATCCCGATACCTGTGCTAAGTGACTTGTGTGAAGCAATGAAGACTAATACCTATGTCCGGAGCTTCAGTCTGGTGGCCACAAAGAGTGGTGACCCCATCGCCAAT GCGGTCGCTGACATGTTGCGTGAGAACCGAAGTCTGCAGAGCTTGAACATTGAGTCCAACTTCATCAGCAGCACAGGGCTCATGGCTGTGCTGAAGGCAGTTCGGGAAAATGCTACACTCACTGAGCTCCGTGTGGATAACCAG CGCCAGTGGCCTGGTGATGCGGTAGAGATGGAGATGGCCACCGTGCTAGAGCAGTGTCCGTCCATTGTCCGCTTCGGATACCACTTTACACAACAAGGACCACGAGCTCGGGCAGCCCATGCCATGACCCGGAATAATGAGCTAC GTCGTCAGCAAAAGAAGAGATAA
- the Scnm1 gene encoding sodium channel modifier 1 isoform X1, with protein MSFKRDGDDWSQLNVLKKRRVGDLLASYIPEDEALMLRDGRFACAICPHRPVLDTLAMLTAHRAGKKHLSSLKLFYGKKQSGKGTEQNPRQQKELKTESKAEAPLLTQTRIITQNALHRAPHYNSCCRRKHRPEAPAPSVSSSPLPTPEVQLQSAKISKEPEPRERSDAKESSALLASAPMSPTKRRVLNHYLTLRSSGWVPDGQGRWIKDENVEFDSDEEEPPDLPLD; from the exons ATGTCTTTTAAGAGGGACGGGGACGACTGGAGTCAGCTCAATGTGCTCAAA AAACGGAGAGTTGGGGACTTGCTGGCTAGTTACATCCCTGAGGATGAGGCGCTGATGCTGCGGGATGGACG CTTTGCTTGTGCCATCTGCCCCCATCGACCAGTACTAGACACCCTGGCCATGTTGACAGCCCACCGTGCAGGCAAGAAGCATCTGTCCA GTCTGAAGCTTTTCTATGGCAAAAAACAGTCAGGCAAGGGGACAGAGCAAAATCCAAGACAGCAGAAGGAATTgaagacagaaagcaaagcagag GCTCCTTTGCTAACCCAGACTCGAATAATCACCCAGAATGCTCTACACAGAGCTCCCCACTATAACAGTTGCTGCCGGAGGAAGCACAG ACCAGAAGCCCCTGCTCCCTCTGTTTCCAGTTCTCCTTTGCCAACTCCAGAGGTCCAGCTCCAGAGTGCAAAGATCAGTAAGGAACCTGAGCCTAGGGAGAGATCAGATGCCAAAGAGTCCTCGGCTCTCTTGGCCTCTGCACCCATGAGCCCCACGAAACGACGAGTCCTAAACCATTACCTTACCCTCCGAAG CTCTGGATGGGTCCCAGATGGACAAGGTCGATGGATAAAGGATGAAAATGTTGAGTTTGACTCTGATGAGGAAGAGCCCCCCGATCTTCCCTTGGATTAA
- the Scnm1 gene encoding sodium channel modifier 1 isoform X2, with protein sequence MLRDGRFACAICPHRPVLDTLAMLTAHRAGKKHLSSLKLFYGKKQSGKGTEQNPRQQKELKTESKAEAPLLTQTRIITQNALHRAPHYNSCCRRKHRPEAPAPSVSSSPLPTPEVQLQSAKISKEPEPRERSDAKESSALLASAPMSPTKRRVLNHYLTLRSSGWVPDGQGRWIKDENVEFDSDEEEPPDLPLD encoded by the exons ATGCTGCGGGATGGACG CTTTGCTTGTGCCATCTGCCCCCATCGACCAGTACTAGACACCCTGGCCATGTTGACAGCCCACCGTGCAGGCAAGAAGCATCTGTCCA GTCTGAAGCTTTTCTATGGCAAAAAACAGTCAGGCAAGGGGACAGAGCAAAATCCAAGACAGCAGAAGGAATTgaagacagaaagcaaagcagag GCTCCTTTGCTAACCCAGACTCGAATAATCACCCAGAATGCTCTACACAGAGCTCCCCACTATAACAGTTGCTGCCGGAGGAAGCACAG ACCAGAAGCCCCTGCTCCCTCTGTTTCCAGTTCTCCTTTGCCAACTCCAGAGGTCCAGCTCCAGAGTGCAAAGATCAGTAAGGAACCTGAGCCTAGGGAGAGATCAGATGCCAAAGAGTCCTCGGCTCTCTTGGCCTCTGCACCCATGAGCCCCACGAAACGACGAGTCCTAAACCATTACCTTACCCTCCGAAG CTCTGGATGGGTCCCAGATGGACAAGGTCGATGGATAAAGGATGAAAATGTTGAGTTTGACTCTGATGAGGAAGAGCCCCCCGATCTTCCCTTGGATTAA
- the Lysmd1 gene encoding lysM and putative peptidoglycan-binding domain-containing protein 1: protein MASPSRQPPLGGSGLLRGSRARSYGSLVQSSCSPVRERRLEHQLEPGDTLAGLALKYGVTMEQIKRTNRLYTNDSIFLKKTLYIPILTEPRDLFNGLDSEEENDGEEEVRPSKDAIGSPSGKRKSPGSGRPNGTGLPPHQETSTPSHDLSASDFLKKLDSQISLSKKAAAQKLRKGESGVPEEDAGLYPSSPRMQQRAVLGPVPLTRTSRTQTLRDQEDEIFKL from the exons ATGGCTTCTCCCTCTAGACAGCCTCCTCTCGGGGGGTCAGGGCTGCTGCGTGGGAGCCGTGCTCGTTCTTATGGAAGCCTGGTACAATCATCCTGCTCCCCAGTGAGGGAAAGACGCCTTGAGCATCAGTTGGAGCCTGGAGACACCCTGGCTGGATTAGCACTCAAATACGGGGTGACG ATGGAACAGATTAAGCGCACAAACCGCCTTTATACTAACGACTCCATCTTCCTGAAGAAAACGCTCTACATCCCCATCCTGACAGAGCCCAGAGACCTATTTAATGGTCTGGATTCTGAGGAGGAAAACGATGGAGAGGAAGAGGTACGCCCGAGTAAGGATGCGATTGGTTCACCttcaggaaagaggaagagtCCAGGGTCAGGTCGGCCCAATGGCACAGGCCTCCCACCTCACCAGGAAACCTCCACACCCAGCCATGACCTTTCTGCCTCTGATTTCCTTAAGAAGCTCGACTCACAGATCAGCCTGTCAAAGAAGGCGGCTGCCCAGAAGCTGAGGAAAGGGGAAAGTGG GGTACCTGAGGAGGATGCAGGTCTCTACCCTAGCTCCCCTCGGATGCAGCAGCGAGCAGTCCTCGGCCCTGTGCCACTCACCCGGACGTCCCGGACTCAGACACTGCGGGACCAGGAAGATGAAATCTTCAAGCTCTGA
- the Tnfaip8l2 gene encoding tumor necrosis factor alpha-induced protein 8-like protein 2 — translation MESFSSKSLALQAEKKLLSKMAGRSVAHLFIDETSSEVLDELYRVSKEYTHSRPKAQKVIKDLIKVAVKVAVLHRSGCFGPGELALATRFRQKLRQGAMTALSFGEVDFTFEAAVLAGLLVECRDILLELVEHHLTPKSHDRIRHVFDHYSDPDLLAALYGPDFTQHLGKICDGLRKLLDEGKL, via the coding sequence ATGGAGTCCTTCAGCTCAAAGAGTCTGGCACTACAAGCGGAGAAGAAGCTGCTGAGCAAAATGGCTGGTCGGTCCGTGGCGCATCTCTTTATCGACGAGACCAGCAGCGAGGTGTTAGACGAGCTTTACCGCGTGTCCAAAGAATACACGCACAGCCGGCCCAAGGCACAAAAGGTGATCAAAGACCTCATCAAGGTGGCCGTCAAAGTGGCCGTGCTGCACCGCAGTGGCTGCTTTGGCCCTGGGGAGCTGGCTTTGGCGACACGATTTCGCCAGAAGCTCCGGCAGGGTGCGATGACAGCACTGAGCTTTGGTGAGGTGGACTTCACCTTTGAGGCTGCTGTGCTAGCAGGTCTGCTCGTAGAGTGCCGGGACATTCTGCTGGAGCTGGTAGAACACCACCTCACACCCAAGTCACATGACCGCATCAGACACGTGTTTGATCACTACTCTGACCCTGACCTACTCGCCGCCCTCTATGGGCCTGACTTCACTCAGCACCTTGGCAAGATCTGTGATGGGCTCCGGAAGCTGCTGGACGAGGGGAAGCTCTGA